In Scyliorhinus canicula chromosome 12, sScyCan1.1, whole genome shotgun sequence, the sequence tgttgcagtgagagtcagcaccttcagtaactgacccccagtgagagtcagcaccttcaggaactgtgtcccagtgagagtcagcaccttcaggaactgtgtcccagtgagagtcagcaccttcaggaactgtgtcccagtgagagtcagcaccttcaggaactgtcccccagtgagagtcagcaccttcaggaactgtgtcccagtgagagtcagcaccttcaggaactgtgtcccagtgagagtcagcaccttcaggaactgtgtcccagtgagagtcagcaccttcaggaactgtgtcccagtgagagtcagcaccttcaggaactgacccccagtgagagtcagcaccttcaggaactgacccccagtgagagtcagcgccttcaggaactgtgtcccagtgagaggcagcaccttcaggaactgtgtcccagtgagagtcagctccttcaggaacgttgtccctgtgagagtcagcaccttcaggaactgtgtcccagtgagagtcagcaccttcaggaacggtgtcccagtgagagtcagcaccttcaggaactgccccCGAGCAATGTTTTCATAACTGAGGAATTTGGTTTCAACTATAATTCTTTTGTTTCATTCGAATTTATAATTACCATTTGTACCTCAAAATAATCAGATTCACTGCATTAAATGTGTGATGTGACAGATTTATTGAGGATACAATATTAATGAACGGTAACTGAATGCTTCTCAGAAACCCTTTGCACAATTTCAGCCAGAGCACCCAATGAGCATCGATGCCAAAATTCTGTCCTTAATTCCAGATCTCTGACCTTCCCTCACAGCTCCTCCCCTCCTGAACGCAGCCTCCATTTCGCCATTTGTTTGTTGTACATTTCAAATCAACAGTGAGTGAATTGTGCTGGTCTTTGCTGTGACACAGTTCTGGAACTGTCTCTGACTCACCCTTCCAGCTTTGAATGGACGATGTGGATGTTTCTGACATTTCCTGTCTGGGTCGTTGATGTTGACCAGTTCTTTTGCGACAGAGGGTGAACAATTTGTTATTCTGGAACTGTTGCATCCTGGTCTCTCGATGCTCAAAATAATGATGGATTCAGAGTTTTTTCCTGTTTCTGCTAATCCCAGTTCTCTGCAAACATCATGGGAATACCTTCTAATCAAGTTTGCCTCTAAACTGGCCATTGCTGTCAGGTCATTCGATAGATATCAAGCTTTTCTCGAGATTCCACTTATTCAATTAATATTACAGAGATTTCTCCAGCAGTATAACATTTTCAGGCATCAATACATTGTGATTAACCTCTTCCTCTATTGCAGAATTCCAATTCAACGATTCCCATTTACTGCCGCCCAGGAACTCGTAGCTGGTCCCAATGTGCTCAGATGCGGGCCCGGTGTGCAGGATCAAGGAGCTGACCCCACATTGTGCTGTAGGGGTGGACGAGATTAGTGGGCTGATTCTCACTGTCCACGATAGCTTTCCTCTCGTTGGCCCATTTcaccagccccccctccaggTTATAGACCTTCAGTGCCCCACGTAGACCTTGCCCAGCATCGCTCGCTAGAAACTCCAGGAGTTTCTGTGCCACTTTCGAGGAGCGATAGCCCACGGTGCAATAGCACACCACGTCCGTCACCTCATGGCTATCTGCAAAAACAAAATGGCAAAAGACTAGTCCAATAGTGTGAGAAGCAGAAACGTTCGCTAGGTGGCACGGTGATAGTAACACAATTAGATCCACCTTACAGCCTGGAGCtccatccagacacacacacacacacatacagacagacagacacacacagacagacagacagacacacacacagacagacagacagacacacacacagacagacagacacacacacagacagacacacagacagacagacagacagacacacacacagacagacacacacacagacagacacacacacagacagacacacagacagacagacacacacacagacagacagacacacacacagacagacagacacacagacagacagacagacacacacacagacagacacacacacagacagacacacacacacacagacacacacacacacagacacacacacacacagacagacacacacacagacagacacacacacagacagacacacacacagacaggcacacacacagacagacacagacagacagacacacacacagacagacagacacacagacagacagacacacacacacacagacagacagacacacacacagacagacagacacacacagacagacacacagacagacacagacagacacacacacagacagacacacacacagacagacacacacacagacagacacacacacagacagacacacacacagacacacacagacagacacacacacacagacagacacacacacacagacacacacagacaaacacacagacagacacacacacagacagacacacacacagacagacacacacacagacagacacacacacacacagacacacacacagacagacacacacacacacagacagacacacacacagacagacacacacacagacagacacacacacagacagacacacacacacagacagacacacacacagacagacacacacacagacagacacacacacagacagacacacacacacacacacacacacagacacacacacagacagacagacacacacacacagccagacacacacacagccagacagacacacacacagccagacagacacacacacagccagacagacacacacacagccagacagacacacacacagccagacagacacacacacacacacacacagccagacagacacacacacacacagccagacagacacacacacacacacagccagacagacacacacacacagccagacagacacacacacacacagccagacagacacacacacacagccagacagacacacacacacacacacacagacacacacacacaga encodes:
- the LOC119975148 gene encoding sulfurtransferase Alvin_2599-like; this encodes MEPVIWWIRKSFSSVQDLSSDATEQLIVTNQNRILLLDVRSPAEYQVSHLQGAVRVDPETTNLGDLVKTLGLEDSHEVTDVVCYCTVGYRSSKVAQKLLEFLASDAGQGLRGALKVYNLEGGLVKWANERKAIVDSENQPTNLVHPYSTMWGQLLDPAHRARI